One part of the Nostoc sp. PCC 7120 = FACHB-418 genome encodes these proteins:
- a CDS encoding orange carotenoid protein N-terminal domain-containing protein: MTYATDERTQRAIEQFRGFDIDTQLALLWYGYLDLKEQLDSETNQPSVQDTAAALYDQIRALPQEQQLQAQRDIASGGNTDISRTYNALHSSPKIELWLRLARGMESGEIIQVPSDYELPLETKSFVDTVKALDFSQRIDFTRSIVLEWGAK, from the coding sequence ATGACTTACGCTACCGATGAACGCACCCAAAGAGCCATAGAACAGTTTCGTGGCTTTGATATTGACACCCAACTAGCTCTACTGTGGTATGGCTATCTTGACCTCAAGGAACAGTTAGATTCAGAAACAAATCAACCTTCCGTACAAGATACAGCTGCGGCTTTATACGATCAGATTCGAGCCTTACCACAAGAACAACAATTACAAGCCCAACGGGATATCGCTAGTGGTGGAAACACAGATATTAGCCGCACCTACAATGCCTTGCACTCTAGCCCCAAAATAGAATTGTGGCTCAGACTCGCACGCGGTATGGAAAGCGGTGAGATTATTCAAGTCCCATCAGACTATGAACTACCCCTAGAAACCAAAAGCTTTGTTGATACAGTTAAAGCCTTAGACTTCTCACAACGCATCGATTTTACCCGCAGCATCGTTTTAGAGTGGGGCGCAAAATAG
- a CDS encoding GerMN domain-containing protein, with translation MKMNNRCLLPFMMVAIASLSSCSSNPSNTTNTISPKPAPSMAQLRAKTNNIEPKAVSGKTVNVTLYTSDVQCQEFVPQKVTVPATQSVTNAVGKIIKEQDTADFNLSGYRVRVRNGIATVDLRLSPQSKRQFVSLSSCEQFALFGSLRKTLTSNSQWKIKEVRFTEQGEDIVL, from the coding sequence ATGAAAATGAACAACAGGTGTCTTTTACCATTTATGATGGTGGCGATCGCTAGCCTCAGCAGTTGTAGTTCAAACCCCAGCAACACAACAAATACAATATCCCCAAAACCTGCACCAAGCATGGCTCAACTACGAGCCAAAACCAATAACATTGAACCTAAAGCCGTCTCTGGTAAAACAGTAAACGTTACTCTTTATACTAGTGATGTCCAATGTCAAGAATTTGTGCCACAAAAAGTTACTGTACCTGCCACCCAATCTGTGACTAACGCTGTGGGTAAAATCATTAAGGAACAAGATACCGCCGACTTTAACCTATCCGGTTATCGTGTCAGAGTCAGGAACGGCATTGCCACAGTTGATTTAAGACTCTCACCCCAATCAAAGCGACAATTCGTCTCACTCTCTAGCTGCGAACAATTTGCCTTATTTGGCAGCCTCCGTAAAACCTTAACCAGTAATTCTCAATGGAAGATTAAAGAAGTGCGCTTCACCGAACAAGGCGAAGATATTGTACTTTAG
- a CDS encoding ParA family protein translates to MIITVAAFKGGVGKSTTALHLATYLQMKADTLLVDGDLNRSALDWSNRGSLPFKVADEKQAVGLAGLYEHIVIDTPARPDTEELKTLAKGCDLLVIPTTPDAIALAATFNLVNLLSKFKIKYKILLNIVPPNPNKTGEEARTTLLNAELPVFKSGIRRLAVFQRAALEGVPVNAVKDPYAQIAWRCYAEVGKEILD, encoded by the coding sequence ATGATTATTACTGTAGCGGCGTTTAAAGGCGGTGTCGGTAAATCTACGACTGCGTTGCACTTAGCCACTTACCTCCAGATGAAAGCAGACACACTGTTGGTGGATGGTGATTTAAACCGCAGTGCGTTAGATTGGTCAAATCGAGGTTCTTTACCTTTTAAGGTGGCTGATGAGAAGCAGGCGGTCGGTTTAGCGGGGCTTTATGAGCATATAGTGATCGACACGCCAGCCCGTCCAGACACAGAAGAACTCAAAACTTTGGCTAAAGGATGCGATTTATTAGTTATACCAACAACACCAGATGCGATCGCTTTAGCTGCGACTTTCAATCTAGTTAATTTACTTAGTAAATTTAAAATTAAGTATAAAATATTGCTTAATATTGTACCTCCAAATCCCAATAAAACCGGGGAGGAAGCGAGAACAACTCTTTTAAATGCGGAACTGCCTGTATTTAAGTCAGGAATTCGTCGCTTGGCGGTGTTCCAACGTGCTGCTTTAGAAGGGGTTCCAGTCAACGCGGTTAAAGACCCTTATGCCCAAATTGCTTGGCGATGCTACGCCGAGGTGGGAAAGGAAATATTAGACTGA
- a CDS encoding MBL fold metallo-hydrolase → MRNNLSAYSNIETGEAATELECFPYSVQHNDEGVCLLVRMGPHRILLDCGLADISSIQKSLTPSVKRGNPPSPADLVLVTHAHPDHARGLLALHQAFPNLPIYGSEVTSKLLPLNWLDHNPQEIPQLCHALPLRSPVELQDGLVAEIFPCGHLPGAVAILLTYTTEQRSYKLLYTGDFFLSNSRLVEGLRLEELRGIDLNVLIIEGTYGTSRHPHRRNQENQLAERINRAISDRYSVVLPTPALGLGQELLMLLRSHHHFTGRDLDIWVDGAVAIGCDAYLELLPHLPASVQNFARHQPLFWDERVRPRVRRLQAENRSIVGKSPCIVLTDSTSDLEQYCQPETGPWLILLPEKIDIKVNKKYSAPTTVESYLLAQHSDGPGTTQLIHNLRPQHVVFVHGSPAYLADLTCLEELQNRYHIHSPAAETMVELLIGETFLQPAPPETNYEGELTELGTVITISIPEAITADPRWRQFADTGLIEARWQGEELVLRGLTQRELLNQNSDRNIPPEIDCCGTCRHQRGQRCWNPSSPLYNFRVTLEGHCPAFERLSNGE, encoded by the coding sequence ATGAGGAATAATTTGTCCGCATATTCCAATATTGAGACAGGGGAAGCAGCAACTGAACTAGAATGTTTTCCCTACAGCGTTCAGCACAATGATGAAGGTGTATGTTTATTAGTGCGGATGGGGCCACATCGCATCCTGTTGGATTGTGGTTTAGCGGATATTTCATCTATCCAAAAGAGTTTAACTCCATCGGTAAAGCGGGGTAATCCACCTTCACCAGCAGATTTAGTCTTGGTTACCCATGCTCACCCAGATCATGCTAGAGGCTTGCTAGCACTGCATCAAGCTTTCCCTAATTTACCTATATATGGTAGCGAAGTAACAAGCAAGCTGCTGCCTTTGAATTGGTTAGACCACAATCCCCAAGAAATTCCCCAACTGTGTCACGCCCTGCCGTTGCGATCGCCTGTAGAACTACAAGATGGATTAGTTGCCGAAATCTTCCCCTGTGGACACTTGCCAGGAGCCGTGGCAATCCTCCTCACATACACCACAGAACAGCGCTCTTACAAATTACTATATACAGGGGATTTCTTCCTATCTAACTCTCGCTTAGTGGAAGGTTTGCGGTTAGAAGAATTACGGGGTATAGATTTAAATGTGTTGATTATAGAAGGGACTTACGGCACATCCAGACACCCCCACCGCCGCAACCAAGAAAACCAACTAGCCGAGAGAATTAATCGCGCCATTAGCGATCGCTATTCTGTTGTCCTCCCTACCCCCGCCTTAGGCTTAGGACAAGAACTGTTGATGTTGTTGCGCTCCCATCACCATTTCACCGGCCGGGATTTAGATATTTGGGTTGATGGCGCTGTGGCTATTGGCTGTGATGCTTACTTGGAACTCCTACCCCACCTACCAGCATCAGTCCAAAACTTCGCCCGTCATCAACCCTTATTTTGGGATGAGCGGGTGCGTCCCCGTGTGCGGCGTTTGCAAGCCGAAAACCGCAGCATAGTAGGTAAATCGCCTTGTATTGTCCTGACAGATTCCACATCTGATTTAGAACAGTACTGTCAACCGGAAACTGGGCCTTGGCTCATCTTATTGCCAGAAAAAATTGATATAAAAGTTAATAAAAAATACTCAGCCCCCACCACAGTAGAAAGTTATCTGCTAGCTCAACACAGTGATGGGCCTGGCACTACCCAATTAATTCATAATTTACGTCCCCAGCACGTCGTTTTCGTTCACGGTTCCCCTGCGTACCTAGCAGATTTAACCTGCTTAGAAGAGTTGCAGAACCGCTATCACATCCATTCACCGGCGGCTGAGACAATGGTAGAACTACTCATTGGCGAAACCTTTTTACAACCAGCCCCCCCAGAAACAAATTATGAAGGCGAACTGACAGAGTTAGGGACAGTCATCACCATCAGCATCCCCGAAGCCATTACCGCCGATCCCCGGTGGCGACAGTTCGCCGACACTGGTTTAATCGAAGCCCGTTGGCAAGGGGAAGAACTGGTATTACGGGGATTAACCCAAAGAGAACTACTCAATCAAAATAGCGATCGCAACATCCCCCCCGAAATTGATTGCTGCGGCACTTGTCGCCATCAAAGAGGACAGCGCTGCTGGAACCCTTCCTCTCCCCTATATAACTTTAGAGTGACTTTAGAAGGTCACTGTCCGGCTTTTGAGCGATTATCCAATGGTGAATAG
- a CDS encoding CopG family transcriptional regulator, with translation MNNQKKTSRFDDLIDAARSRQQRDQPQSTPDKPTSQSKSTDPAYTRTTIYLPKQVHRQLKAAAASQERQMSDIVTELIEQWLEKKQGEELMTDDQ, from the coding sequence TTGAATAATCAGAAAAAAACCAGCCGTTTCGATGATTTAATTGATGCTGCCCGCAGCCGTCAACAGCGAGACCAGCCACAGTCAACGCCAGATAAACCGACTTCCCAAAGCAAAAGCACTGACCCAGCTTATACCCGGACAACTATTTATTTACCAAAGCAAGTACATCGCCAACTTAAAGCAGCAGCAGCGTCCCAAGAGCGACAAATGAGCGATATTGTGACGGAACTTATTGAACAGTGGCTAGAGAAGAAGCAGGGGGAAGAACTAATGACCGATGACCAATAA
- a CDS encoding integrase, with protein sequence MPAITFDLRTSEWDGTPIDKWEPSKWKQWKAKQTDELAKVEREYLRIKHSVQQANAALSLDRIKIKLKLSSPKSIALQGTFPCRPGDVGKQGSPNKQYTISCGFPANDAGVKMAVLKARELDLSLITKQFQWTPELLGKQAQKIELPTQKNSGKLIGELIQEYEREFWKTHEQNRRGIRTWETHYMRHLKKLPQDLPMSAQALEIALEKTKPNTSARFFMVWQLKKFCEFCGIDDFKTIYAYATPKPHPAIRKVPSDEEVIQGFNKIGLPLSVYTSRENTTQPEQWQWAYGMLATYGLRPHELFAVDIEAFLEPKNTFHLVSLNPSLTEGTKTGERSCGIPPLHPHWVDLFKLKNIRFPYNEGKLNNKTAKLYIKFRNADIGFRPYDLRHAYAIRGHRLRVPIKTMADYMGHTVQEHTKSYQRWMNEDTNLEIYKEVVIHRQGTSKEAMKERIKELEAENLALKAENATLRGLLVQHQLGELLS encoded by the coding sequence ATGCCTGCAATTACTTTTGATCTACGTACATCTGAGTGGGATGGTACACCAATTGACAAGTGGGAACCGTCTAAATGGAAGCAATGGAAAGCTAAACAAACTGATGAATTGGCCAAGGTAGAACGGGAATACCTGCGAATTAAACACTCCGTACAGCAGGCAAATGCAGCTTTAAGTCTAGATAGAATCAAGATTAAATTGAAACTTAGCAGCCCTAAAAGTATTGCTTTACAAGGTACTTTTCCTTGTAGACCTGGGGATGTAGGTAAACAAGGTAGTCCTAATAAGCAATATACCATTTCTTGCGGATTTCCTGCTAATGATGCCGGGGTAAAAATGGCTGTTTTGAAAGCACGAGAATTGGATTTATCGTTAATTACAAAACAATTCCAATGGACACCGGAGTTACTGGGTAAACAGGCACAAAAGATAGAATTACCAACTCAGAAGAATTCTGGAAAACTCATTGGTGAACTAATTCAAGAATATGAGCGTGAATTTTGGAAAACTCACGAGCAAAATAGACGAGGGATTCGGACTTGGGAAACTCATTATATGAGGCATTTAAAAAAACTGCCTCAAGATTTACCAATGTCTGCTCAAGCATTAGAAATAGCCTTAGAGAAAACTAAGCCGAATACATCAGCGAGGTTTTTTATGGTATGGCAACTAAAGAAGTTTTGTGAGTTTTGTGGAATTGATGATTTTAAAACAATTTATGCCTATGCGACTCCTAAACCTCATCCGGCTATTCGCAAAGTTCCATCGGATGAAGAAGTTATCCAAGGATTTAACAAAATTGGTCTGCCTCTATCAGTCTACACGAGTAGAGAGAACACTACACAGCCGGAACAATGGCAATGGGCATACGGGATGCTGGCTACCTATGGCTTAAGACCCCATGAATTATTTGCTGTGGATATAGAAGCTTTTCTGGAGCCAAAAAATACTTTTCATTTAGTAAGTTTAAATCCTAGTTTGACAGAAGGGACTAAAACCGGGGAACGGAGTTGTGGAATTCCCCCATTACATCCTCATTGGGTGGATTTATTCAAGTTAAAGAATATTAGATTTCCCTATAACGAAGGTAAATTGAATAATAAAACTGCCAAACTGTATATCAAATTTAGAAATGCAGATATCGGTTTTAGACCTTATGATTTACGTCATGCTTATGCCATACGAGGCCATCGTTTACGAGTGCCAATAAAGACTATGGCAGATTATATGGGACATACAGTACAAGAACATACTAAAAGTTATCAAAGATGGATGAATGAAGATACTAATTTAGAGATTTATAAGGAGGTGGTGATTCACAGACAAGGTACTAGTAAAGAAGCAATGAAAGAAAGAATCAAGGAATTGGAAGCTGAGAACTTGGCTCTCAAAGCTGAAAATGCTACACTTAGGGGTTTATTAGTTCAGCATCAATTGGGTGAATTGCTAAGTTAA